A single window of Gossypium hirsutum isolate 1008001.06 chromosome A10, Gossypium_hirsutum_v2.1, whole genome shotgun sequence DNA harbors:
- the LOC107896941 gene encoding uncharacterized protein isoform X2, which translates to MSATHSQHVLRLVLSCRSIKAHVTQPGTSYIVAMASSTEQEFLIQYRSKLDQFPRSRRFWDSKVASKVGEKLGFRLKEIGISNIAIDVDEEISRPIDRRRLVLPVFDSLRRVGVEIDGAERLSQIGQNQG; encoded by the exons ATGTCTGCAACTCACAGCCAGCACGTGCTTCGCTTGGTCCTCTCATGCCGCAGCATCAAGGCCCACGTCACTCAGCCGGGGACATCCTACATCGTCGCCATGGCCTCCTCCACCGAGCAAGAATTTCTCATCCAATACCGATCCAAGCTCGACCAATTCCCTCGCTCCCGCCGCTTCTGGGACTCCAAAGTCGCTTCCAAAGTCGGCGAGAAGCTCGGCTTCCGCTTGAAGGAAATCGGCATCAGCAACATCGCCATCGATGTcgatgaagagatctctagaccTATTGACCGCCGTAGATTGGTTTTGCCGGTCTTTGATTCTTTACGCCGTGTCGGTGTGGAGATCGATGGTGCCGAAAGATTGAGCCAAATTGGCCAGAACCAGG GTTAA
- the LOC107896941 gene encoding uncharacterized protein isoform X1 — MSATHSQHVLRLVLSCRSIKAHVTQPGTSYIVAMASSTEQEFLIQYRSKLDQFPRSRRFWDSKVASKVGEKLGFRLKEIGISNIAIDVDEEISRPIDRRRLVLPVFDSLRRVGVEIDGAERLSQIGQNQAY, encoded by the coding sequence ATGTCTGCAACTCACAGCCAGCACGTGCTTCGCTTGGTCCTCTCATGCCGCAGCATCAAGGCCCACGTCACTCAGCCGGGGACATCCTACATCGTCGCCATGGCCTCCTCCACCGAGCAAGAATTTCTCATCCAATACCGATCCAAGCTCGACCAATTCCCTCGCTCCCGCCGCTTCTGGGACTCCAAAGTCGCTTCCAAAGTCGGCGAGAAGCTCGGCTTCCGCTTGAAGGAAATCGGCATCAGCAACATCGCCATCGATGTcgatgaagagatctctagaccTATTGACCGCCGTAGATTGGTTTTGCCGGTCTTTGATTCTTTACGCCGTGTCGGTGTGGAGATCGATGGTGCCGAAAGATTGAGCCAAATTGGCCAGAACCAGG